In Gadus macrocephalus chromosome 11, ASM3116895v1, a single genomic region encodes these proteins:
- the elp6 gene encoding elongator complex protein 6: protein MFPELNAILNTSPDNFKQGELILVSDRRADASFLVHHFLSFYLKAGCKVCFLGLAQSFSHYSAVSQRLGVSLTQAKEKGQLLFLEVLNESLDVLLQTTSSTESQALDFLRDPAVGLRGLYDFVRASVSDSGVGDEDDGGGGTVGRWGPPVLLVDDLTVLLSLGVSVGSVLDFSHYCFVTVCSQLKGNMVTLVRCEGEEDEDEDGDEEGSERLLKGLTHQCCLTLHVRGLPTGFCRDIHGQVEVCWRKTQKDKPSNQRKLFQYKVHDKGASFFARGTSSAVL, encoded by the exons ATGTTTCCCGAACTGAACGCTATATTGAACACCAGCCCCGACAACTTTAAACAG GGAGAGTTGATCTTGGTTTCTGATAGACGGGCGGATGCCTCTTTCCTTGTCCATCATTTCCTCTCCTTTTATCTGAAAG CGGGCTGCAAAGTTTGTTTTCTGGGCCTGGCACAATCCTTCAGCCACTACAGTGCAGTCAGCCAGAGATTG GGGGTGAGTCTCACCCAAGCTAAGGAAAAGGGACAGCTTCTATTCCTCGAAGTGCTAAACGAATCCTTGGATGTTTTGCTTCAGACGACGTCCAGCACCGAGAGCCAAGCACTAGACTTCCTCAG AGATCCGGCTGTCGGCCTGCGTGGTCTGTATGACTTTGTCCGTGCCAGTGTGAGTGATTCTGGGGTCGGAGATGAGGACGACGGTGGCGGTGGGACGGTGGGGCGCTGGGGACCCCCGGTACTCCTGGTGGATGACCTCACCGTGCTCCTCAGTCTGGGGGTCAGCGTGGGCTCTGTCTTGGACTTCAGCCATTACTGCTTTGTCACTGTCTGCTCCCAGCTCAAG GGAAACATGGTTACGCTGGTCCGCTGTGAaggggaggaagacgaggacgaggatggTGATGAGGAAGGCTCCGAGAGGCTGCTGAAGGGTCTGACCCACCAGTGTTGTCTCACCCTCCACGTACGGGGTCTCCCGACCGGCTTCTGCAGGGACATCCATGGACAA gtGGAAGTCTGTTGGAGGAAGACTCAAAAGGACAAGCCATCGAATCAGAGGAAACTTTTTCAATACAAGGTCCACGATAAAGGAGCCTCATTCTTTGCCCGTGGGACATCCAGCGCCGTTCTCTAG